gtttttaataattaatccATTATGCCTCTATCTCATAGTTCATGCTAATTcttaatttgaacattttatGTACTGAGTGCTTCACCTCATTGAAGTCCTCGCTTCGTTTTGTATCTTGCACATGAACCCTTAAAGAGCTGTTCTGTTTCATCGTGCTTCGTACTTCTAAAAACATTGTCCTGAATTTCCACCACCTAAAAGAATCGAGATGTCTAGACTCatccttatttattattgttgtctTTATTTCCTTTCGGTATAAACTAGCTAAATATCCTCGGTTAACGGTGGTTGtcttaaatataatttctgaTTAATAGGtatgtttaaaatatcttttcagCTATTCCTTGAGCAGCTGGAAAGTGCTCTTcaaggaaatgaaaattctaTAAGGTGTCAGTGCCCTGCCCTTCTACCTTGGAATTTCAATTCtcgaattttattttatagtggAATATTCTGTTGCTTTCAGCTGTGAAATCGGTCATTCATGATTGCCTTTGACTCTTAGTTTTCTTGAATACAGTCATGATGAACTTGTTCTAAGGAGTCGAGACCAATCTATCTCTGATTATGGTCGGTGATGTTTGTAAATTCAATATTCAGTCGCCTCGCTCTTTCTGTTTCTTCTGACAAATTTGTTTTGCTAGTTGTTATGTTTTTCAGGTTTGTTACATCAGGTGAAATACAAAAGCGTTCAGAATTTTTTCAGCCTTTTATTATGGGATTGACACATGGAACGGTTGATCAGGTttcttaaatttgtaaaacTTCAAACAAGTTTTACATTATTTGTTGGCctttattatatttagatttatgTTGCAAATTTGAGCATACAAATTATGTTGAAACCTAAGTTGATTCGTTTGGGTAGCGAGTTTTAAGTGTAGTTTCTAGCAGAAACAGATTATACCTAGTATGCAATAATGATGATTTTAGATCATATTACCTTGGACAGGAATAATATTGGATCTTTCACATTCCCTTGTTTACTTCGAGTGGGGAATAGAATAAGGGCAACCCacttaaaaatgaagaatcgTGTTCGTATTTTGGAGAAGCATCATTACATCATAAATGATTATCAATTGCCTACTCCTATTCTCTGggtccaattttttttaaaaaaatctctacCATTTAGTGGGTCCTACATATATTGAACTTCTGACTCATTCTAAGAATTTAATTGtcaacaaacaatatctaccacaattttctttttcctgatccagatttaattttagtaaacaAGACCTCCTTGAGTAACCTAGTTGTCAATAAAGGGTATGTAAATAATAGAGTGCAAAGGGCATGGGTTCAAGGCTTCAAGCAATGGTAGCACCTACCCAGGTTTTAATTTCCTGTGAATTTCTTTGCTATCTAATGCAGTAGGGTAGACAGTTGTCCTGTAAGAATAGTTGAGGTGTGTAAAAATTGATCCAAACATTTACggattttagaaaaaatattctGTCCAATTAGTCAGGATTTTGGTTCTCACTGTTTGTTTGTATTAAATATACAAGACCTTGGTCCATTGTTTTATCtggattaaaatgaaattgctTTGGTCTTATTATCCCATATTTTTGTGCATCAGAATCCttttattctcttatttaaGAAGATAGAATAACCTTTATATCATGATTTCCAATCTCGTTctcattttatcttttctgGCACAGTTCTGCAAATCAGCAGTTGAACCAATGGGTGAAGAGAGTGATCATGTACACATAATTGCATTATCTGATGCATTGGGTGTGCCAATCCGTGTTCTGTACCTCGATCGGAGCTCTTGTGATTCTGGTGGCATCAGTGTAAATCACCATGATTTTGTTCCTGCTTCTAATGATGTCTCAGGTGTTAATGTTGGCTCTGAGATAAAGATCCCTTTCATTACTTTGCTCTATCGTCCTGGTCACTATGATATTCTCTATCCAAAGTGATGCGCATTGGTGAGCTTTAAACTTGAACTTGTTCGAAAAATTCAGTCATAGAAATGTCTCTTCCTGCCCACCTTTTATATTGCAAGAGATTATCTGTATAGTCTGTATGTATAAAATGATGATGTTTTAACAGTGTATTACTGCTACATCCTCATTCATCACGCAAAATGATATTTCCATCTGTAGTTGTCTACTATTATTTGCAAATGTGTTTGAAGTCTTTGATTTACTTGGGAATTTTATAGGATTACTGAAGGATTTTTTCTGGGTTCATCTTAAGTTTAATGTCATGTATTTCAGGCCACTGGCGAACCCAGGTGGGGCTCTCAAAGATGAACTGCATTGGCACGGCAGACATGGATCCAAAGTTTCGATGAGATAAAGGTTGGATCTTTATAATTGATGCTTGCCAGATGCTCTGTActgattttaaatatattgttgagctgtttgagttttttttttaaaaaaaaaaactatattcgCCGGGTTAACTGAAATTTGGAATATATGTGATCAGTCATTGAGATACAAATAGATTTCCTTGTGCCGAAACTTGATCTTTATCGAAAATAGTAGGTTTCTTAGGGATTTGCCCTTTTTCTTCCGGAGTGAATTAGCCTAAATTGCATATAAAAATTGCACTACTATACAGTGTAGtattaaatttgatgaaactaaaattttgggtgaaaattTATACATCAGGGGTAACAGCTGCCCCCTATAATATTGTTTAGGGTGATAGGAAGACATTTTAGTTCTTGGAGTCATCAAGGTTTGAAACTATTAGTCAAGCGTGCTATGCATATTgaaggaaggagaaaagagGTCTCTTTCCTTGCTTGATGGTAGAGGTCAATCCTCTTTCACTTTTTGTGCCTCCTTGTAGTCCTTAGGGTCGAGTGTCTATTATGAAACCTCAGGGACCAAAGAAACATCTAACTCTAAGTCTTGGATNaaaaaaaaaaaaaaaaaaaagacaatatctcaATAGAATCCAAAATTCCAAAAGTAGTTCATATGGAATCTCTATCTAACCTCCCCTCGTTGGCTTTTCCTTGAGTGTTGAATCAAGGCAAGAAAGCTGAAAGAATAGTGACCAAAGAAACATATAAGAAGCTTAAATAGACTTCATAGAAGTGTTAATATCTGATTTTCTCATGGTAATATCTGATTCTCTCTCAACATCAAGGAATTATCCATGTTAGTATCAGTCCTTGATTTTGGTagtgtttatttattatttgattgagTTACATTAGTAAGGAAGTTCTTACCCCAAATGTTGAACTCAATAGTCACTATTAAGCTTAAACTTGTtcatcttttctctctcctaagtgtctttctctctttcttgttaTCATTAACATTTGAGGCTTTGGAGATGTGACTAGAAAGAACGTTGCACCATGTATAGGATAGGAGTTAAAAATGAGTATTgaataagagtgtgaaaagaaaggaaagtggGTTTGGGAGATGGTAGAAGCAACGGTGGTATGGCTTAAAAAGCAAAAggtttgatccaaatttcataGAAAGAGATGCAAATTGGTCAAAAAAGTGGAAGGACATAGGCCATAGCATAGTCTTCTCTTCACTTCATCATAAAGTAAAGTTCCACTcccattcttcttttcctcaTTTTCTTATAACTTTCCATCTATTCTCAAACACTATTTTTGGCCTACGTGGAAAATCATGTCTAAAAACTTTATTGGGatcatcaaaatgaaaacatagaagaattttttattgtctttttttctcGTCTTTCTCAAAATGTCTCGCTCGGACCCTTGGAATTCCTTAACATCTGTCTTAACCGAGTCGAGATAGGTATTCTCCTAGGTTACAACCAACAAGAACACATGGTTCTTCCCAACAAGCTACCCACCATatacttgtttctttttttctctccttagGTGTTTAGGAACAGTATAATGATTTGAGAATCATGCAAAAGAAACATCGTTTTGGTAGGATAGAATTTTAGAAACAATTtgcagaaggaaaaaaaaaaaaaaaacatagattttgttgtttccatatgttttctttcttgttatgattaaattaattgtttgtaTGTGACTTTTGTTTGTACCaatgatttttcaaattaattggaATTTCACCTAACTTAATACATATGGATATTTGATCATAATTTTGTACTCTTTTTTTCATgcatgaggaaaaaaaatatagaaaaaagaaataaggaaATGTTTTATTACGGTAAGCATAAAGGCATAtgattgaaacaaaaatattcctCAATCATGGTGGAGAGTTGATGAAGAAGCTTAAGCACTTTACCCCACACAATAATCATCTTTGTCCCCTCCCCAACAACTTCATTCATTTCTCAATATTTTCCgttatatattaataactaaaataccATAAAATTCAACCGTCGTAATGTTTTACTTATACAtgtttcaaatatcaaatatccATCCTAAGAGTAGGGTTTAGGGTTAGGATGATTTAGCCTTATTTTCGGGTTGGCTGAACCAAACTAGCTCCGACCCACAAacttaaatgaatgtttggggttttttaataattaaccATAACCCAAATCGAGGAAAAATCTAATCCAATCGACCCCATAGGATGGTTTGATTATTTGGATCATCCAATCATACAGAAAGTTTTGTTTGATTCCCTCTCTTTGAGGATTTTGTGAGTTGGAGGTGGAAGTTTCTCTCCCATCTTATTTCATCATCCatcattcattaaatttttactccaaaaagaaaaaaaaaagatacaaaCATAGTTTAGATTGTGCTTGATTTGtaccatcttcttcttttacaaaAACCCTCGGATCAACGGTGGAGATCATTTTGGACAGAAACAAGTGGGCCCTCAcataatttttggttttttctttttggtataTCCTTTCTCTCTATTGGATCATCCATTTCCGATTTctcccaaaaataaaaaaagaaaaaagaaaaggagggaaatttattttatttttttttaaaaaggggCCCCACTTTGGGTGGGACATAACACAGTTGTGTGCCACATTAGATTCTAAGATGGTAAAACTCTTTCCTCTACCATCTACACGCGCTTCTGCAGCACGTGTCCACCAGTCACCTCCTTTAATTACttgtagatatatatatatatagtctttCCATTCATATTCTTGTTGTAAATGTGTCCAAACATTTGGgtataaataatatagttaaataattaagttgACCAAAAATTATCCGTTAATCATTTATAATCATCCAAatataaagaatttaaaaaccatatttagtaataaatataaataaaataaaataatttataagacGAGAATTTTAATGATAGTTAATTGCACAAATTATATCATGTCATTTGATTTAgaacaatatataaaatacggtaaaaatggtaatattctttcaaaattataatattttaaaaaaattataaaataataatattattaaaaataaagtcaaaaaatacttatttttgttattactCGAAAGGAGtttgaataaatgataaatgataatttggggaatttgttttttttgttttgttttgttatcttttAAAACGACACCGCTCTGGGCGTATGGTGGTCGTCTGGGATTGACAGACACGCGCCCTCAAAAGGCGGTGGCTTGtctcaattctatttttgtCACTTCCCACTCTAAACAAAACGACGTCGTTCCTTTCACCCTCCTAAAACGAcgttgtttctttctcttgcCTTTGCCtccatttctatttaaaatggggaaaaaaatgaatttcatttttttatattgtgTTCGATCAGTTTGCATATAACTCGACTAATCTCATCGGATAATCGCCGATCCCGGCTACATTCCgtttacaaaaaagaaaaaaaaaaaacatgttctaatatttaaatttagaaatatgtTCCATTTTGGAacataaacttaaaacttttaaaattaagcatTTTTACCCAAAGTTTCCTTAGGTctattttagtaaaatttgaaagtttttgatgtatattatttttctttttttgaaaatgaaaataaaaaaataaaaaaaaaaaaggaaaaaagaaaagaggagagagaaagagagggaaaaaaaagggagGGGCCAAAGGCAGAGAAAAAAAGCTCTGTTTTTTCGCTTTAATCAATGACTGTGCCCTGTCTCTCCTCGTCTCTCACACACATTGTTTCCCTTTCaacattttcaacattttctcaacattttcaacattttcaacattttcagGTTTTAATAATGTTCATCAGAAGCGAAGAAGAGATTAGAGATTCTGAAAATCTCCTCAGCTTATCAAACTCCCATCCAATTCCCCATACAACGAACAACACCGTAACCCACATCCATTAATGCcctcattttccttcttcctctcctcCTTCTCAATCCCATTTCcccttcttttcttcccacTCATTCCTCCTCTTCTAGGGTTTTGAAACCAAATCATTCCCATTCCCCCACCCCTTTCACCTGATTACATCATTAAATTCCCTTCCTAAtccctctcttctttttcgGAGCTGTAAAAAAAGtcccctctctctctgttcATCATCTTCTCTACCCCTCTGGGTTAATaattcttcccttttcttttctgggttttctcttttttccccTATTCTGCcttgctcttcttcttcttacccttctttttctccttctcttcaTAGTGTGGTCGTTTCTTGCGTTTCTTTTTCTGGGGTTTTCTTGTTGTTCATCATGGACTAGAATGTGGAAGATCTGATTCTGTTTTTCACGTTTTTTGGGGTATCCATGTCTCGCTTTGCTCCCCTTTACCCTGATCGTGTTTTAATGGCGCCTTCTGATTGACATTTGGTTTTCCCTCTTGGCTGCAACTATATTTGTTGTCTCTCAAAATGCCTTTTTCGAAGCTTGATGATTCTCCTATGTTCCGCAAGCAGGTCAGCTCTTCCTCTCCTTTTCAACTTTATAATTCATGTGTATGCgcttttttcttaatttcatcttctctATTGAGTTCAATTTTTCTGGGTATTAATTATCATCCGGTTTCTGAGACATACAAGGAAACTAGAGGAAGAAGTTTTAGGGTGTTAATAAATTTCGATGAACCCGTCTGTGAATCCTGCAAAccgtccttttcttttaatgaacACTTTCCATATTTGTTTCATGGCCAAGCAAGCGGTCAATATCATTTTGGAAAAGTTCCTTTAATGAACGGATATGCCACTTATATCCATCGTCCTTCAGTAAATTACTAGATAGCTTGGTCGTCATTTAAATGGTTAGATGTTGGTTTAATGAGCCTATTCCAAGAAATTCTATTATtcccaaatttaaaatttacttgCCCTCGAAAATTGGATTGCTACCTGTTCTTAGGGCGGGAATTAAGTGtatagtttttgaaatttaggcATTGACAGTCCCtattagaattttgaaatttctgtaTGCGTATGCATTTGAGTGCGTGTCTATATGTATATCTTTGAAAGGAAAGATCCTATTATTTGAATGCTTGAGTTCTTATCCCGAGCAATGTTTTCCAGTTTTGCTATCTTCTTTATGTCACACTTCCCAAGTCTGTTTGGTTgttccttatttttttatttctagcATCTTAAAATTGGTAAAAGGATATGAACAAATAGTTACAGTCTGTAAAGGTAATGACCACCGCCATCACTAATCCCCATGCCTTTGAAGGTTaccataaaaggaaaaatatgatAACAGATCAACCGTGCAGAAAACGTATCAACATTGTTGATTTATATGTAATAATTGACCAAAGAGATACCATAAATCTATCTCATTTCCAGATCTCTCTGTACTGTCTCCATTTTAATCCTAAACAATCTAGTTACTAGTCTTTCTTTTACTGTCTGAGATTGTTAAGATAAAACCATACCATATGATTACTGCTGTTTTCTTTAAACCGAGTGCTGGACTGCCAGTCAATTGACCTTAAAAGTTTACCCACCAAAAAAAACAGAGCTTTCCAAGATGGATCATCTCTCGAAGATATCATGAATATATAATGAACactcaaaaaggaaaataaaaaagaagaagatggaagtgATTTTGGCTGGCTTGTTCCCAAATGGACAGTACCTTGGTTTCTCCATGTCATCTAATGAAACAGAGACAACTTTTTCTCCGATGTAGAAAAGCGTAGGAACTAATATTAGCACTCCTAGGAGCATACCGAAAGGCACTCCAATTTGAGTTGATCAAGAAAAGAGTATAACCCAAACAATTATTCGAAGGAACATTAACTGGATGATTTCATCCTTGCCTTCTTAACAACATACCTTCATTTCCCTGGTTTGTCTATAAAAGTTACGTAATTGCTCTGTACATGACCGCCATGTGATACATGCATCTTGTCTTCCAATTATactttaaacaaaattttgcaaaattttgatataGGAAGGTACTTGAGTGGATCCCAGATGTTCGGAAGGTAAATCTTtgaaaatatctaataatgTAATTAGCAAGCGCATGTAAATTTGAGAGAGTAAAAATGGAACAATTATGGAAGTAAAATGGATACAAGACGGTCTTCAAGCTTGCAATTGGAAGAAGTTAGAACCATTACCTTTAGATTTTTAAGCAGATGCTGGTAAATGATTTATCTACAGCCAGAGGATTGAGATTTTGTAAATGATTTGACTACAGAGATGCTAttgtaaattttgtaaattctGATTTGGTTCTCTTCATGCAGTTAAATACATGTTGAGATTCGTTTATCTGCAAATATGCTGGTTTTGCTAGGTTACTCTTACACTAATTATAAAGATGAGTGTATTATTTTGGAACCCTTGAATGAATAATTTGCGTGCTTGTACCAATTGGAATATTTTTCATACGAAAGTTGTTTTTGTCGTCAATAACGTTTGTGATACAGATACAATGCTTGGAGGAAAGTGCTGAATTATTGAGGGAGAGgagtttgaagttttttaaaGGATGTCGAAAGTACACGTACGTCTATTTTGGCATTTTTGattcttcattttgtttgttgtttagAAAATATGTGTGTCCCTCCATAAGGAGTTTCGGTATCAATACAGTTGTGCTTCTACATGAAGTCAGAATCTTCTCTAGAGGACTTTAGTCACTCACACAAGGATTTTCTTTGATATTCAATGCAATTTCCGTTAGATAGGTTTCGACAACTTTTACTCTCAAGGCCAAGATTCTGCAAGAATTTTCTAATGgccctttctttctttattttgcaGTGAAGGACTTGGTGAGGGATATGATGGTGATATTGCTTTTGCAAGTTCTCTGGAAACTTTTGGGGGAGGGCATAATGACCCAATCAGCGTTGCTTTTGGTGGTATGCttgtttatttaaactttatttggTTATAGACGTGTTCACAAGCTCGAGACGTTAGACACCACATGATTTTGAGTAACACTTGCATCAAAGGTTGTGATTGCTTAGTGGCGTTTTGTTGTTTGCGTAGTGCAGTCATATTAATTTCTCTTTATCTGCAACAACTCTTGCTCTAtatgctttctttcttcaaatgATCATTGAATGTATGACTTCTATTACAGATTGTCTTCTTATATCAAGTTTAGCTAAATCTTCTAGTCGACAGTTCAATATTGCTCGGTCAATTAACATGTAGACGATATTTCAGGACCTGTCATGACCAAATTTACAATTGCATTGAGGGAAATCGGGACATACAAGGAAGTCCTTCGTTCCCAGGTAGACTTGGTCTCTTGTGTAAATGTGCTGTGAATATGGTGCATCttccatgtttttttctttaatcattGTTCATTCTAGTTTTGTCTGGTAAAAGCTggatgaaatttatattttacgTCATTGACCACTGATCTGTTTCCatgatttaaattttcctTCATACAGTATTCTCTCTCTGTAATTCGAAATTTTTAGGTGGTGGGCACCAAAAAGTTTATGGATGCATAATACTCTGTTAGAATATATTCGatatctttcttcattttctattcGACAGGTGGAGCATATGCTTAACGACAGATTAATGCAGTTTGTCAATTTCGATTTGCTTGAAGTCAAGGTACAACAAATTACAAATTGCTTAGTTTCATTCTTGCTCAATAATCagaacttctttttttaattttttaaattaatgatttgGAGGAAATTTCTGTAATCCCTTGGCTCCTTCAAGTTGATTTCTTATCGCCTTCTGtttcatatttcttaaaagactatatataatatatataaggaACCGAATATGCAGCTTGTCTGTTTGTGAGTACCTCTTTTAAGGGATCTATTGTTAGTGCAGGAAGCAAGGAAGCGCTTTGACAAGGCTAGCCTTCTCTATGACCAGGTGTGTGATTGTTGGAACTTCTGTATGAAATATATAGCTAAAGTTCATGTAGAATCGACCGAAGCAACTGAAAGCGCTTGATTTTAGTAGTTTCAGTTCTTTTGAtggtttttttaatctatgCCTTGTTGGATACTTCTGTTAGTTAACTTCAGAAACATATGACATTGCAGGCTCGTGAAAAATTCCTGTCACTGAGAAAAGGGACTAAAAACGACGTTGCTAGTCTATTGGAAGAGGTATTATGCTTAAGCCAAAGTTTTAAAGTTTCTCATCCTAATATTTTTAGAACATAGTTAAGTGGTATTGAATTCGCTCATTAGATATAATTTGGTGTTACACATTCCAGGAACTTCATAACGCTAGATCTGCATTTGAGCAAGCGCGCTTTATTCTAGTAATTTCTGCACTTTTGTCTGATCATTGTTATATGATTcgaattatatttcaaataactAAACTCAGAGCATTTTATACTGTTATCGATCTTTGTAGGTGACTGCTCTTTCTAATGTCGAGGCCAAAAAAAGGTTCGAATTCTTAGAGGCAGTGAGTGGGACAATGGATGCGCATCTTCGTTACTTCAAACAGGTGAATtcttgtaaattatttttggcATATTCGTTAACTGTATCGGCATATTCCTACTCATCTTTTACCTCCTCCTTGCAGGGTTATGAATTGTTGCATCAGATGGAGCCATATATTAATCAGGTTGtcttctattttgttttcgGCTAAAATGGGTATTCATTAACGAGTGTCGGTTATTATTTTGGTTGGGCCGCTTGTTGTATTCTCTGCATGACGGCTATGAAGAATTTCGATTGTTGTATGCTTTGAGGCGTTTGACTATTCAATGTTACATGAGATTGATCAGCTGTGGATTTATATAATTGTTGGGGTTAAAATAACACGATGTGGTTTTGTTTGGCAGGTGTTGACGTATGCCCAGCAATCAAGAGAAAGGTCGAACTATGAGCAGGCTGCTCTTAGTGAACGGATGCAAGAGTACAAGAGGCAGGTTGATCGGGAGAGTAGGTGGTCATCCAATGGTTCGAATGGATCACCTAATGGAGGAGATGGTATTCAAGCCATTGGTAGAAGCTCACATAAAATGATAGAGGAAGTCATGCAATCTGCTGCCAAAGGAAAGGTCAGGAGGAAATATTGCATCTTTGTGTGTCCATTTGCACTATATCACTGTTCCCCTAAGGTGCATTAGGCAGTAGGCTCCTTTTTGCATGGCCATATTTTTATAGTTCAACCATAATTTAGGTTCAAACCATTCGACAAGGTTATCTCTCAAAGCGTTCTTCGAACTTGAGGGGTGACTGGAAAAGACGATTTTTCGTTCTTGATAGCCGGGGATTGCTG
This portion of the Cucurbita pepo subsp. pepo cultivar mu-cu-16 chromosome LG08, ASM280686v2, whole genome shotgun sequence genome encodes:
- the LOC111799881 gene encoding ubiquitin thioesterase otubain-like isoform X1 translates to MQNQENLDADGKVESVISIQTPDYDSWDTFGDDEIMQQKSAIFVQEAEKVPFVGDKEPLSSLEAEYKSGSPILLEKIKVLSGQYAAIRRTRGDGNCFLRSFMFSYLEHILVSQDTAEVDRIKINVENCRKTLRSLGYTEITFEDFFELFLEQLESALQGNENSISHDELVLRSRDQSISDYVVMFFRFVTSGEIQKRSEFFQPFIMGLTHGTVDQFCKSAVEPMGEESDHVHIIALSDALGVPIRVLYLDRSSCDSGGISVNHHDFVPASNDVSGVNVGSEIKIPFITLLYRPGHYDILYPK